A genomic stretch from Prochlorococcus marinus str. MIT 9312 includes:
- a CDS encoding TIGR04168 family protein, with protein sequence MKILSIIKPNIVLFVGDISDGSVKIIKKINEIKIPTFVILGNHDRGKDSTGVTLSKQIRVLGEKYCAWDLNVFNNQINLLSARPCSSGGGYYLSKEVKGVYGPITEQDSINKIIKCSEKTVEDIPLIIMSHAGPSGLGSEPKSICGKDWKLPSLDWGDRDLSVAISQIQKRRKVDLVIFGHMHNRLKRNLGLREMFKIDSKGTIYFNTAVVPRYKTDEDGKLLINFSWIEFEKKELRHVSHRWYSESGEIFEEDKFF encoded by the coding sequence TTGAAAATTTTATCGATTATTAAACCAAATATAGTTTTATTCGTTGGTGATATTTCTGATGGGAGTGTCAAAATAATAAAAAAAATCAATGAGATCAAAATTCCTACTTTTGTGATTTTAGGAAATCATGATAGAGGGAAAGATTCTACAGGCGTAACTCTCTCAAAGCAGATACGTGTTCTTGGTGAAAAATATTGTGCATGGGATTTGAATGTTTTTAATAATCAAATAAATTTACTATCCGCCAGACCATGTAGTTCTGGCGGGGGCTATTATCTTTCGAAAGAAGTTAAAGGTGTTTATGGACCTATCACCGAACAAGATTCAATAAATAAAATTATCAAATGTTCGGAAAAGACTGTAGAAGATATACCTTTAATAATTATGTCTCATGCGGGCCCTTCGGGTTTAGGCTCAGAACCTAAAAGCATTTGTGGGAAAGACTGGAAATTACCCTCTTTAGATTGGGGGGATAGAGATTTGTCTGTGGCCATTTCTCAAATACAAAAAAGAAGAAAAGTTGATCTTGTAATTTTTGGTCATATGCACAATCGCCTTAAAAGAAATCTTGGTTTAAGAGAGATGTTTAAAATTGATAGCAAAGGAACAATTTATTTCAACACTGCTGTTGTGCCAAGATATAAAACTGATGAAGATGGGAAATTACTAATTAACTTTTCTTGGATTGAGTTTGAAAAAAAGGAATTAAGACATGTTTCTCATCGATGGTATTCAGAGTCTGGTGAAATTTTTGAAGAAGATAAATTTTTTTAG